In a single window of the Gemmatimonadota bacterium genome:
- a CDS encoding NAD(P)-binding domain-containing protein: MAILFARTENLERSWPYVPEALIARLNELDEVRIVQVERGVPLSELTDLSHVSAIALFGGQLTEACLARAPELKAVGGVLDNWGHRNLPVDGMFERDIPIIDGTRAWAASVAEITLALTLNALRLIPQWHKRMASGERLWNFKYAQFCDNPDFINGTLGTKTVGVMGLGQIGGRMAMWCNALGSRVLGYDPFIPKSRLDELGVEGVEMDTLVDECEIVVVTIPPTPSARKILSRERIYRLRKGSLVVITTRAHAVDMDALRERIIANELAGAFDVYDNEPVPTDDLLRNRNNVVHTPHIAGRTRDANLQVAEVIGDDFERILNGEAPQARLSKEAIDVRGSRTDLPAMQNQ, from the coding sequence ATGGCGATTCTGTTTGCCCGGACGGAAAATTTGGAACGATCATGGCCGTATGTGCCAGAGGCACTGATAGCGCGGCTAAATGAATTAGACGAAGTGCGCATAGTACAGGTAGAACGCGGCGTACCACTTTCAGAATTGACGGATTTATCGCATGTATCTGCCATCGCGCTATTCGGCGGACAGTTGACAGAAGCGTGTTTGGCACGCGCGCCCGAATTAAAAGCCGTGGGGGGCGTGCTGGATAATTGGGGACATCGCAATCTTCCGGTCGATGGCATGTTTGAACGCGACATCCCCATCATTGATGGCACGCGCGCGTGGGCGGCATCTGTCGCAGAAATCACACTCGCCCTGACATTAAATGCCCTGCGCTTGATACCCCAATGGCACAAACGCATGGCATCGGGGGAACGCCTGTGGAATTTTAAATACGCGCAATTTTGCGACAACCCAGACTTCATCAACGGCACATTGGGAACCAAAACCGTCGGCGTCATGGGACTGGGACAAATCGGCGGACGGATGGCAATGTGGTGCAACGCACTCGGCTCGCGCGTACTGGGCTACGATCCATTTATTCCAAAATCGCGCCTGGATGAACTCGGCGTAGAAGGCGTGGAAATGGACACCCTCGTAGATGAATGCGAGATAGTCGTCGTCACCATACCGCCAACGCCATCTGCCAGAAAAATCCTATCGCGGGAACGCATTTATCGGTTGCGCAAAGGCAGCCTGGTCGTAATCACCACCCGCGCACATGCCGTCGATATGGACGCATTGCGGGAACGCATTATCGCCAACGAACTCGCCGGCGCATTTGACGTATATGACAATGAACCAGTGCCCACAGACGACTTATTGCGCAATCGGAACAATGTGGTACACACACCCCATATTGCCGGACGCACGCGAGATGCGAACTTGCAAGTCGCCGAAGTAATCGGCGATGATTTCGAGCGAATCTTAAATGGCGAAGCACCCCAGGCTCGGCTCTCCAAAGAAGCGATAGACGTGCGCGGATCGCGCACAGATCTGCCAGCGATGCAGAATCAATAA
- a CDS encoding SDR family NAD(P)-dependent oxidoreductase, whose protein sequence is MSSKVAIVTGAGSGIGKHTTLAFLDAGYSVTLAGRREETLNATVSEAGVDDSKTLVVPTDVGDPASVANLFAQTKEKFGRLDVLFNNAGVGAPGVNLEDLTFEQWQTVVNTNLTGVFLCIQEAFKIMKDQTPRGGRIINNGSISAHVPRPNSAPYTATKHAVSGLTRSASLDGRKYDIACGQIDIGNAATDMTERMKNGVPQANGSTLVEPTMDVRGVAQAVLNMASLPLDANVQFMTIMATKMPYIGRG, encoded by the coding sequence ATGAGTAGCAAAGTTGCAATTGTCACTGGCGCGGGTAGCGGGATTGGCAAACATACCACGCTTGCCTTTTTGGATGCGGGATATTCTGTGACCCTGGCAGGACGACGGGAAGAAACTTTGAATGCCACGGTAAGTGAAGCGGGTGTAGATGATTCTAAAACGCTTGTTGTGCCGACAGATGTTGGCGATCCAGCGTCTGTGGCAAATCTTTTTGCACAGACAAAAGAGAAATTTGGACGCCTGGATGTACTTTTCAATAATGCGGGTGTGGGCGCGCCTGGCGTCAATCTCGAGGATTTGACTTTTGAGCAATGGCAAACGGTCGTCAATACCAATTTAACGGGTGTCTTTCTGTGTATTCAGGAGGCGTTTAAGATTATGAAAGACCAGACGCCCCGGGGTGGGCGGATCATCAATAACGGATCGATATCGGCGCACGTTCCCCGTCCAAATTCTGCGCCTTATACGGCGACCAAACACGCGGTGTCTGGTCTGACCAGATCCGCTTCGCTCGATGGGCGCAAATACGATATCGCCTGCGGACAAATCGATATTGGCAATGCAGCGACCGATATGACCGAGCGCATGAAAAACGGCGTTCCGCAAGCCAATGGATCTACTCTGGTAGAACCTACGATGGATGTCAGGGGCGTTGCACAAGCCGTGCTCAATATGGCGAGCCTTCCGTTAGATGCAAATGTTCAGTTTATGACGATTATGGCGACCAAGATGCCTTATATAGGTCGCGGATAA